From the Acipenser ruthenus chromosome 5, fAciRut3.2 maternal haplotype, whole genome shotgun sequence genome, the window GGCGctgctggggagggaggggggttatTTAGTATTGAGTGTTTCAATGTTTAATTCAGTGTCTTTGTCTTGTTCtatttactatttgtatttaaatatgttcgTAATGTTTATAAgtgctgtatttgtattattattataattattattgttactgttattattattattaactgttatTGTACTTTGTAAATACTTTGGCAATACTGCTGATgttagtcatgccaataaagtccctttgaattgaattgagagaaagATTATAATATTTTAGTTGTTTATGCCATATATGTGCTTTGACAATATAATtaatttttattgtcatgccaatgaagccaatttgagagagagagagagagagagagagagagagagagagagagagagagagagagagagaaagagagagaatgttattttcttttaatatttacttgtagacatgttttaaatgttaattgttttatgtgaaagatgaaaatgtgtcatcattgctttggcaatactatgtattggtcatgccaataaagcactttgaatttgagagagagagagagagagagagagagagagagagagagagagagagagagagagagagagagagagagagagaataatagatgggcttcagtgggttacaggaaaataattccatctagggtttatgtgacgtcacTTTATAAACcgtcacagaaacccaagatacaattgttttcttgtaactcactgaagcccatggatattctgtaataaaaaaagacaataaactggtgttgaggttcaaatagcaagtgaatttaatgaataataataacataaattaagtcaatattaaagaatcttaaatatcattttctttttgataattcaggaacagtGGGTTAAACTTCAGTCAAGGAACTCGTGCGATAGATAAACGATGCGTTACAGATTAGACACGGTAACACTTTTATGCATATTACACGTTCTAggataacacatttaacatatCATACATCTCTGGCCTGTGGCCTCGCCTCAGggaacccctgcccataaatgtTTCCGCTGATAAGTGGAGAGGAAAGCCATGGGCAGAGGCCAACCAGGAACAGAGGCGAGAGTGGGGACTACCAGACCCGGAGGTCTCGGAACCAGTGGTGTCGGAGTTGCAGCCGGTGCTGGCAAGAGAGGTACAGCCGACGGAGCGAGGGGTACCACCGCTGGCTACAGATAAGGGGAAGGAGGTGAGgagcccacctccaccacagccccgaccaccacccctgcgaTCCAGTCCAGTCCCACTGCGTATGGtccctcgccccttgctcctgaacaccctgccggtctgcctggacctccctgtgctacACCTGGAGCCCAAGAGTCTGCATCATCGGCCACAGTTCCTCCACTGGTTCTCTACTCTGCTCTCCCCAAGCACCAAGACGTCACTGGGATGCTACCAGACGTCGCTGAAGCTCctcctgttcgctgcttcgctccccctgggtgattggACATCGCTACGCCGGTCCCCAGtggcagacctctgcccgctgctgcagccgccTGTTCCCTGCCCGTCGCTTCAATTGCCCCAGTCAACCCAGTGGGGTCCCTCATCGCTGGTTCACAGTCCCTACCTGGCTGTGCCGGAAAAGGAACCAACCCTCCCTCAAATTCACCCAAGGAAGAGGGCGAAGATGGGACTGGAAGGAGGGTggttgtgtttgggggggggggggtggccttGAGAGGGCTGGTGTGTTTCATACAAGGGGAAAGATATGTGGCAGAATAGAGGGGAGAAAGGAGAAAAAGTGTAGTCCAAGGAGGGAGCTGCAGGACTACAACCCCCAGATTGCCACGagagggagccaggatggggtTCACCTGGCTCCAGCCTTTAATCATTATCACCTGCCTGTAaatagcaggcaggtatataaatcAACAGAGGTGTTTGTTTGGTGCTCAAATCTGTGTGAAACGAGACTGTCACAATGAAGAGTtagaaaaaggtactgtgtgaacctgtgttgctttgtttgtactttcgtgtttaaatttattttgtgttttgtcactggtaaacagcttagctgtccagttgtTTAGTTTAAGTTCAGTtcaaagtttagttagcgctcctgagtggtttttgtttctgttttattttcttttattactgtaaataataaaagtgcgcaaATGTGCTTAAAGTCATCCatcctgtgtctgggtctgtaatTTAATGGGCAAAATGAACCTGAGCCGCAAGGCTAGTTTACAACATATATTGCAATATACTGATGcccaaaagaaacgcaacactcaggtctaatggatttaatcaaatattttaaacagagatatcaaactaaatcacagaaaatgtgaacaaaaatacagatcaaagaatcatgataagttttcagaaTGAAATGTGACAcattgtcaaaatgaaaacattacaaatagtAAATACTAaaagttagtattgggtatgacctccctgagcattaacacaatcctggcagcgttgacgcatagacctgatcagcctctggatagactgctgtgggatgttctgccactcttcctgtgcagctgcagccagctggcggaggttggctggtcgcggttgtctcctgtggatggcactggcgatttggtcccacagatgttctattggagtCAGGCGAGGAATAAAAGTCTACTACAGTCATAGTGAACAGAATCCTGCTGGGAGGGTACAGATGAAACAAAACGGCATATGCGTATAACAGTACTTGCTTGTTATCTTTAGAACAGCTTGCAAATTATTGATTGGGCAACATTTTAttatatgcaaaaaaacaaataaataaatgtttagcagTGACAAGGTAACTTGCATTACCAAGTAGATACTGTAAGCAAGAGAAAAAAGATAATTATTCTTATTGTTCTAATAATTACATTGTACTTGGATATTGGATTAAATGTGGAAGCTAGTTTTTAATGTTTACCTGATACAACCCATGTTATCCAGCACCTTGAATGAAGTAATTTCAGTAGAGGAGGGCTGACTAGGTGCGGTAAGGAAACTCCACCAAGATCAAGTGTAAGACCGAACTGAGGAGTGTTAGAGTATTTACTGGAGCGCTTTAATTATTTATCAGCAGAAATTCAAAAGTACGACATTCCCTAAAATTATCATCATGAACAAACCATTTCTGAACAATGGGTTTACCCATTCAGCACTCTGTTTCAGTGTATTATCTTGAAACAGCAAAAAATGATTGCAATTTCTGGAACATTTTATCAGATTTTTGCAAtgctttatttacacattatAACAATAACAGTTACTATAAATAGAGTCTGAGGGGGTTGTTGTCTTATAAAGAATATTGACTGGTTTTGTGGGCAAAAGTGgaaattcttattattatttgtgatcCTGTTTTAGCCAGATGGATTGGATGTCAGTTACAAAGTAAGGGTTTCATATTACATACAATAGTGCATTCTACGACAAGTATTTCAAAAATGCATGCATAAgtttcttaaagtaattgtacAGTAGTATATATACTTGTAAGGGTTCTTATTGGGTAGACTGCTTATAACAACCACTTGAGGGACTATTCATTGGTGATTTAACATGGGGAATGCAGTGACACAGGGATTCATCAAAATGGTCACTATAAACAGTTGggccatctctctctctcatttataTTAACCATTGATGAATGCCACTGTCAGAGGCTGCTGTCAGATATTATGATATAGCATTTCCCAAGAACACCTACAGTAGAAACCTATTTTCAACAAGCGACATACAAGGTCAGATAGGGCAGTCACAACAAATGTTCAATATGGTCATGTTCCTTTTCAACATGTGGCCACGTTTTCTAGTGCATACTTGTTTCAATGTCCACATATGGGCTTCAACAGCGACGCCTATGGGCATTTTTGTATTGCTCCATTGTGTTCTGTGCCAGTACcgtagtactgtatttatatagtgTGTGACGTGCGTGTTAGTCAATCTGTAAAGCCAGGCATTTAACCAAACAACTAAAGAAAACAGGGTTTTGTGGCCAAATGACTAGAGATATGAGCTCTGCTCAGCTACATACAACATATACCGTTACTGCCCATGCAGTGTCTTGTGATGCCAGTGTATGCAGCAACAATATTTCTTTCACAGAAACTAATTGACACTTACATATAGAATTTGTCTACCCAGCATTTGGCAAAGTCCAGGTTTGACAATATAGAAAGACTAACGGGTTTCACACTTCAAGTGCAAAATATTTTCTCTCACATTGCCTTTGCATTGGTGACAGCTGCAGTTCTCCAATGCAATATACCAACTCACTGGTCACTTGACCAAATCCAACTAGGACCCTATGACTAAGGTGGCCTGTGCATTCCCTGTTGTAAATTAATCTGGAATGCTAGCGTATTGAGTTCTGTTTCTGAGGTTCAGGTCATATTTACTGTGTGCACGAAAATATTCATCTTTCTTATTGATGAATGTTGGAAAAGGCATTGGGTGTAGAAAAAGGGAATAACACTGCAATTAAATTCCCCTCACAATCATGTTTAATTTTATAgtataatacaatattattcctTGGTTGATTGGACCAACCTATAATCCTACCAACCATAGCATTTTACAGCATCAGGGAATCGCCCCCACATTGCatctacaatttatttttaatctacCGGTATGTCCCATTTTTTGTTAGGATTGTCTAACACAAAGTGCAAATTTAAATATtcttagcaaaaaataaaataattatgaacAGCAGCAAAGTTTTCTAAAATTTGGTTACATAACAGATTCACTTTTTTATCCAGTTTTAACTTCAAAGATCAAAAcgaaaaaagttaattaaaggtGCAAACAAGCCAtaccagttttttgtttttttaagaaacaatTTCTTATTAAAATTAAAAGGGGCTTTATTGgcataacaaaataaattacgTTTTGCCAAAGCATCTAAAACAACAAACATCAACACAactcataaatacaaataacccCGAACCCCCTGCACGCCCCTGCATCCCTTAGAACCCCCATCCCACTCCCTCCCCTCACATTTACAGTAGCACAAAAACAGAATCACAAGAACCGTTAACCATACTGCATATTTCTGGGATATTGTACTTTTTGGTGATCAATTTATTCTGGCGTGATTGAACTCACAGTAGCCAGTAAAAAAAGGACACAATCTAAATCCAGACATATATAACTCAAACAGCCCCCTCCCCCCTTTCATGCAGCTAATTATGTAAGTGTTTATAAATGCGCACGTGTTTATAAACTAAACCCAGCTACAGTGAATCACGTGTCTGCACTGCAGAGTGGTTTGAGAAAATCTACCCACCCACAAACAGAAAGGAGACGAGACGAGAGGGCTGGACTGACATCACTATTATAATCTCTAGCAGTAGCACGCAACGACTCTTGTTTATTTCATTCTCATCTGATCGGGAAGTGCACAAGGTTTAAAATGGCTTTTTTCTGGAAGACCAGCTTATCGTTTCTCACTCTGCTTTTTGCAGTCGCCGCGGTCTGTGCCCAGGTTGGAGGTGGCGGAATGCGTATGGTCGGAGGCAGAACGGACGCGGACATTGGAGAGGAAGGGGTTCAGGATGCGTTGAAGTTCGCGGTGGCCGAGTTTAACAAGGCTAGCAATGATATGTACATCCACAGGGTCTCGAAGGTCGTCAAGGTGCAGAAGCAGGTTAGTAAATTGGGGTTCAGTCGGGAAAGCAGACAACAACAACTCGAGCCGAAGTCTATATAGGTGGATTTTTTGGGGTTGGGCGCGTGTGtcgtgtttgtgttttaaataaatagtgaAGAACCCCAATTAATCTTAAATTACcaaattatttgttttacagtgttacTAGGAACATGGGGACATACCTgtttaaaagaaatgttttaagtagaTATTATTTTCGATTGACAGTACGTCCTACTGTCGCTCGCCGATTGTTTACTGCCAACAATAACTCTTCGCATCATGTTCTTTAGCTGGATCCACAATTTAAGAATGTAAGGACGTATTAATTAAAGCTAAAGCGTCATACAATCTTAAAAACAATGTTAATGTGTTACACTAAATTATAATGCTTTGGTGTCTGGGGTGAGGGTGTGTATGTGTCCAATTTCTATGGAGGATAATCTgtgccaaaaataataaaaaaataaattacgaaataaatacatttaaataactaaaaaaaaaaaaaaatcgaaattaTCTACCAACTGGTCTGCTGGTTAGTCAGCGTAGAATCGAGAACGGCTGAAGAAACCATTCAGTTTAACATCCTCAAAAAGAGTTtgctaaaaaaactaaacaaaaaagaaacacccTGTAAACTGCATAGCGAAGCAATCCTGAAACGGAAAGTCTGTTGCTTTGGTATGCAGTTTACAgccctttttaaatacaataaaatacaaaagttaAAAGGACTGTAAACTGCATAGCTGCACCTGGTCGGTATGTTATCAACCATTGTATGGACGTTATCAGTACGAATTTAATGAGGCAGTAGGTACCT encodes:
- the LOC117402600 gene encoding cystatin-like, with translation MAFFWKTSLSFLTLLFAVAAVCAQVGGGGMRMVGGRTDADIGEEGVQDALKFAVAEFNKASNDMYIHRVSKVVKVQKQVVAGIKYIVTVQMGRTSCRKGGAEKIELCAFHDEPELAKTSTCTFEVVSRLWIPETKLVKNTCT